A window from Chlamydia gallinacea 08-1274/3 encodes these proteins:
- the ileS gene encoding isoleucine--tRNA ligase — MDTEYKDGLVDREEQILEFWNRNHIFQKSLQLRLGKPIYAFYDGPPFATGLPHYGHLLAGTIKDAVCRFATMNGYYVPRRFGWDCHGVPVEYEVEKSLNLTTPGAIENFGIGAFNEECRNIVLRYVKEWQHYVNRIGRWVDFSATWKTMDASFMESVWWVFSSLYKQGLVYESVKVVPFSTKLGTPLSNFEAGQNYKEVNDPSIIVKFSLVDDPASLLVWTTTPWTLVSNMAVAVGPELIYVRIIDKSSGEQWILGQECVARWFSDSTSYEILESFPGTSLVGKNYLPPFDIFTHKRQEGAFRVIPGPFVEENEGTGVVHMAPAFGEADFFVCKEHHIPVVCPIDNHGYFTGEVPEYQGKYIKDCDKEIVRKLKGLGKVFYQGTIMHRYPFCWRTDTPLIYKTVNSWFIAVEEIKDRMLQENQKIHWVPEHIKEGRFGKWLEGARDWAISRNRYWGTPIPIWKSADGEILVVGSIKELEELSGEKISDLHCHFIDQLKIQKNGKSFQRVPYVFDCWFDSGAMPYAQNHYPFENQQQTESSFPADFIAEGLDQTRGWFYTLTVISTALFNQPAFKNAIVNGIILAEDGNKMSKRLNNYPSPMHIMNTYGADALRLYLLHSVVVKAEDLRFSDKGVESILKQILLPLTNVLTFFKTYTDLYGFDKSQFGKEGCAYTEIDRWILSNLNTVIGKVRDSMGAYNLHMAVHPFVAFIDDLTNWYIRRSRRRFWESEDTLDRRAAFATLYEVLLVFSKVIAPFIPFISEDIYQQIRHTSSEESVHLCDFPHKNLDKVFPELEQRMSDVREIVGLGHSLRKEYKLKVRQPLSNFYIIGPKERLDVLTSFEQLIAEELNIKNIVFYKETPHFIRTTVKPNFRSLGKKVGSKINEVKKALASLSQEAIQRFLQQQYVSLLLGDTQMTLELDDVLISWETEPGYVARSSTLFTVVLDCQLTEDLITEALSREIVNKINTMRRNRKLQVSDRISLQMKTSSEVQAAFMKYKEYICEETLTQQYQFADLLEGEEWDINGYPTTIAFNVVSSPCK; from the coding sequence ATGGATACGGAATATAAGGATGGATTGGTAGATAGAGAAGAACAAATACTAGAATTTTGGAACCGTAATCATATTTTCCAGAAGTCGTTACAACTGCGTTTGGGTAAGCCTATATACGCATTTTATGATGGGCCGCCGTTTGCTACAGGGCTTCCTCATTATGGACATTTGCTGGCTGGAACGATCAAAGATGCTGTTTGTCGTTTTGCGACTATGAATGGTTATTATGTTCCCCGAAGGTTTGGCTGGGACTGTCATGGTGTACCCGTAGAATATGAAGTAGAGAAGTCTTTGAATTTGACAACTCCGGGAGCTATTGAGAATTTTGGGATCGGTGCGTTTAATGAAGAATGTCGCAATATTGTTTTACGCTACGTTAAAGAATGGCAACATTATGTTAATCGTATAGGAAGATGGGTAGATTTTTCTGCGACATGGAAGACCATGGATGCTTCATTCATGGAAAGCGTTTGGTGGGTATTTTCTTCTTTATATAAGCAGGGACTTGTTTATGAGAGTGTAAAAGTCGTTCCCTTTTCTACAAAGCTGGGGACCCCACTATCTAATTTTGAAGCGGGACAAAATTATAAAGAAGTTAATGATCCTTCTATAATCGTGAAGTTTTCCTTAGTTGATGATCCCGCGTCTTTACTTGTATGGACAACAACTCCATGGACGTTGGTATCCAATATGGCTGTTGCAGTAGGACCAGAACTTATTTATGTACGTATTATTGATAAAAGTTCTGGAGAGCAGTGGATTTTAGGCCAGGAGTGTGTAGCACGTTGGTTTTCTGATTCTACATCCTACGAGATTCTAGAGAGTTTTCCTGGGACATCCCTTGTGGGTAAGAATTACTTACCTCCTTTTGATATTTTTACTCATAAACGTCAGGAAGGAGCTTTTCGCGTTATTCCCGGTCCTTTTGTCGAGGAAAATGAAGGGACGGGTGTTGTCCATATGGCACCTGCATTTGGAGAAGCAGATTTTTTTGTTTGTAAAGAACACCATATTCCTGTTGTTTGTCCTATAGATAATCATGGGTATTTCACTGGAGAGGTTCCTGAGTATCAAGGAAAGTATATTAAGGATTGTGACAAGGAGATTGTCAGAAAGTTAAAAGGACTTGGTAAAGTATTTTATCAAGGCACAATCATGCATAGGTATCCTTTTTGTTGGAGGACAGATACTCCATTAATTTATAAGACTGTAAACTCCTGGTTTATTGCTGTTGAAGAGATAAAAGATCGAATGTTGCAGGAGAACCAAAAGATCCATTGGGTCCCTGAGCATATTAAGGAAGGGCGTTTTGGTAAGTGGTTAGAAGGGGCTCGGGATTGGGCAATAAGTAGAAACCGTTATTGGGGGACACCGATTCCTATTTGGAAAAGTGCAGATGGAGAAATTCTAGTTGTGGGTTCTATTAAAGAACTCGAAGAACTTTCAGGAGAAAAGATTTCCGATTTGCATTGTCATTTTATTGATCAATTAAAAATTCAAAAGAATGGTAAGTCTTTCCAACGTGTTCCTTATGTTTTTGATTGTTGGTTTGATTCAGGAGCTATGCCTTACGCTCAAAACCACTATCCTTTTGAAAATCAACAACAAACGGAATCCAGTTTTCCTGCCGATTTTATTGCTGAAGGATTAGATCAAACGCGAGGTTGGTTTTACACGCTTACAGTCATTTCTACAGCGTTGTTTAACCAGCCGGCATTTAAGAATGCGATAGTCAATGGGATTATTTTAGCAGAAGACGGAAACAAAATGTCTAAGAGATTAAATAATTATCCCAGTCCTATGCATATTATGAATACCTACGGAGCTGATGCCTTAAGATTATATTTATTGCATAGTGTTGTTGTTAAAGCTGAAGATTTACGGTTTTCCGATAAAGGTGTTGAGTCCATTTTGAAGCAGATACTTCTTCCTTTAACCAACGTATTAACATTTTTTAAGACGTACACAGATTTATATGGTTTCGACAAGAGTCAGTTTGGGAAGGAGGGTTGTGCCTATACTGAGATTGATCGATGGATTCTATCGAATCTCAATACTGTTATTGGCAAGGTTCGTGATAGTATGGGTGCTTATAATTTGCATATGGCAGTTCATCCTTTTGTAGCATTTATTGATGATCTGACTAATTGGTATATTCGTCGCTCTCGGCGTCGCTTTTGGGAGTCTGAAGACACTTTAGATAGAAGAGCTGCATTTGCAACTCTTTATGAGGTTCTTTTAGTTTTTTCCAAGGTGATTGCTCCATTTATTCCATTTATATCGGAAGATATTTATCAGCAAATTCGACACACATCTTCTGAAGAGTCTGTACATTTATGTGATTTTCCACATAAGAATCTTGATAAGGTATTCCCTGAGTTAGAACAACGTATGAGTGATGTACGGGAAATTGTTGGTTTAGGCCATTCGTTGCGCAAAGAATACAAATTGAAAGTACGTCAACCTTTATCTAATTTTTATATTATTGGGCCTAAGGAGCGTTTAGATGTTTTAACTTCTTTTGAGCAGTTGATTGCTGAGGAACTTAATATAAAAAATATAGTCTTTTATAAAGAGACGCCTCACTTTATTAGAACAACAGTGAAGCCGAATTTCCGTTCTTTAGGGAAGAAGGTAGGGAGTAAAATTAACGAAGTGAAAAAGGCATTAGCTTCCCTATCTCAAGAAGCAATACAACGGTTTCTACAACAGCAATATGTGTCTCTTCTTTTGGGTGATACCCAGATGACACTCGAGCTCGATGATGTACTCATTTCTTGGGAAACAGAGCCTGGGTATGTGGCGCGTAGCTCTACACTATTTACAGTTGTTTTGGATTGTCAATTGACAGAAGATCTCATTACAGAGGCCCTTTCTAGGGAGATTGTAAATAAAATTAACACGATGCGTAGGAACCGCAAACTTCAGGTTTCTGACCGTATTTCCTTGCAGATGAAAACGTCATCAGAAGTACAAGCAGCATTCATGAAATATAAAGAGTATATTTGCGAGGAAACATTGACCCAGCAATACCAGTTTGCAGATCTCTTAGAAGGAGAGGAATGGGATATTAATGGGTACCCAACGACTATTGCTTTTAACGTAGTATCCAGTCCATGTAAATGA
- a CDS encoding type B 50S ribosomal protein L31, whose product MKKNTHPEYRQVLFVDSSTGYKFVCGSTYQTDKTEVFEGKEYPVCYVSVSSASHPFFTGSKKFVDAEGRVDKFLKRYSNIKAPSPVEETAAPAKGKKKGSTKKKK is encoded by the coding sequence ATGAAAAAGAACACTCATCCTGAATATAGACAGGTTTTATTTGTAGATTCTTCTACTGGATATAAATTTGTCTGCGGATCTACGTATCAAACTGACAAAACAGAAGTTTTTGAAGGAAAAGAGTATCCCGTTTGTTACGTCAGCGTTTCTTCAGCCTCACATCCCTTCTTTACAGGAAGCAAGAAATTTGTAGATGCTGAGGGGCGTGTTGATAAATTTTTAAAACGCTATAGCAATATTAAAGCTCCATCTCCCGTTGAAGAGACCGCTGCCCCTGCTAAAGGGAAAAAGAAGGGTTCCACAAAGAAAAAGAAGTAA
- the lepB gene encoding signal peptidase I, with translation MKQQYSLNKSRQILHSTYKLLKSKKVACHPNAQKEGKILLEQLEEAIFQKDRELASQLAKRAQQFQKTYPSSLVKKIWEFTKAIFFAAILAFCIRQFWFELYEVPTGSMRPTILEQDRLIVSKTTFGLHFPFIKQPWGFRPEAVTRGGLVVFTVGDLPIPNPNTQYFWFFTGKKRYIKRCMGKPGDIVYFYGGKIYGLDHKGDPITFPTEHGLDQLYHVPYISFDGSTEMTKGEKTTICFKQMNQPCGKLVFPREESYGQFFNQNTWNNDTPNALKYPHQKPVSYADLFGMGNYAMVRILTHKQASLSHITPTSPAIAYLEINHTPNTSYPPPQIHSYNQQLFPTLRPMTTLLPLRQEHIHLIRNNLNTSRFIISEGVAYKYQPNVLKLDPASRIFALPFPGVENGCYEYFKGEAYKIGFGGIRYKLKPTHPLMQLNDNQVIDLFNCGMNFNSFYIPTNPKHSPLPNRYAFYNHGNLYIMDSPIFIQSDPALQKFVELEKAKQEASSESQPYIGFIDRGPPPNNPEEFATFIRNFGIHVPERHILVLGDNYSMSADSREFGFVPVENLLGTPLWIFWPLGHFQHLKNVSSPTTLPGYTVNGLALAALLYVASHSYFKKRRRLFPKNQK, from the coding sequence ATGAAACAACAGTATTCTCTAAATAAAAGTCGCCAAATACTTCATTCTACATATAAGCTGCTTAAAAGCAAAAAAGTTGCCTGTCACCCCAATGCTCAAAAAGAAGGGAAAATCCTTTTAGAACAATTAGAAGAAGCTATTTTCCAAAAAGACAGGGAATTGGCCAGCCAACTAGCTAAAAGAGCTCAGCAATTCCAAAAAACATACCCATCTTCTCTGGTAAAAAAAATTTGGGAATTTACAAAAGCTATTTTCTTCGCAGCTATTCTAGCTTTCTGTATTCGTCAATTTTGGTTTGAACTTTATGAAGTTCCTACCGGATCCATGCGGCCCACAATTTTAGAACAAGACCGCCTGATTGTTTCTAAAACTACGTTTGGCCTTCATTTTCCTTTTATTAAACAACCTTGGGGATTCCGTCCTGAAGCTGTGACTCGTGGTGGCCTAGTCGTCTTTACCGTAGGTGATCTTCCCATTCCTAACCCTAACACACAATATTTTTGGTTTTTTACAGGAAAAAAACGCTATATCAAGCGCTGTATGGGAAAACCCGGTGATATTGTATACTTTTACGGGGGGAAAATTTATGGTTTAGATCATAAGGGAGATCCTATTACATTTCCTACAGAGCATGGTTTAGATCAGCTTTACCACGTTCCCTACATCTCCTTTGATGGCTCTACAGAAATGACAAAAGGAGAAAAAACAACAATATGCTTCAAACAAATGAATCAACCTTGTGGGAAACTCGTCTTCCCTCGCGAAGAATCTTATGGGCAATTTTTCAACCAGAATACGTGGAATAACGATACACCAAATGCTTTAAAATACCCACATCAAAAGCCAGTAAGCTATGCAGATCTTTTTGGTATGGGAAATTACGCTATGGTACGTATTCTTACTCATAAACAAGCCAGCCTATCCCATATAACACCAACTTCCCCCGCCATAGCCTACCTAGAAATCAACCATACTCCAAATACTTCCTATCCCCCACCACAAATTCATAGTTATAATCAACAGTTATTCCCTACCCTACGTCCTATGACAACTCTCCTTCCTCTAAGACAGGAACACATTCATTTAATTAGGAATAACCTCAATACATCACGTTTTATCATTTCTGAGGGTGTTGCTTATAAGTATCAACCCAATGTGTTAAAGCTCGACCCAGCATCACGCATTTTTGCCTTACCCTTCCCAGGGGTTGAAAACGGCTGTTATGAATACTTTAAAGGAGAAGCTTACAAAATTGGGTTTGGTGGAATTCGTTACAAACTTAAACCCACTCATCCGCTTATGCAATTAAATGATAATCAAGTTATTGATTTATTTAATTGTGGAATGAATTTTAATTCGTTTTATATCCCTACAAATCCTAAACACAGTCCACTACCTAACCGTTATGCCTTCTATAATCACGGCAACCTCTATATCATGGACTCACCCATTTTCATTCAAAGTGACCCGGCATTACAAAAATTTGTGGAGCTAGAAAAAGCAAAACAAGAAGCTTCTTCCGAAAGTCAACCTTATATAGGATTTATCGATCGCGGCCCCCCCCCTAACAATCCTGAAGAATTTGCTACATTTATTCGTAACTTCGGAATACACGTTCCAGAAAGACACATATTAGTCTTAGGAGATAATTACTCCATGAGTGCAGACAGTCGAGAATTTGGCTTTGTCCCCGTAGAAAATTTGCTCGGAACACCTTTATGGATTTTCTGGCCCTTAGGACATTTCCAACACTTAAAAAATGTCTCGTCTCCCACGACATTGCCTGGCTATACAGTCAATGGCCTTGCTTTAGCAGCTCTTCTATATGTTGCAAGCCATTCTTACTTTAAAAAGCGCCGTCGCTTATTCCCCAAAAATCAAAAATAA